In a genomic window of Halostella litorea:
- a CDS encoding ribonucleotide-diphosphate reductase subunit beta produces the protein MPISNDDTHDPNKILPIDYDWAREYYRDGVANNWTPEEVPMQDDVSQWQNGEITDAEKRLVEWNLGFFSTAESLTANNIVLALYEYVTAPECRQYLLRQAYEEAVHTDTFIYCCDTLGFDPEYMYGMYDRIPSIREKDEFVVDLTRAVDRDDFAIETTDDVREFVRDCVGFYVIMEGIFFYAGFAMMLALKRRGKMVGVGEQFEYIMRDESLHLNFGVDLINQIRDERPGVWTDAFEGEVEDLVREAVRLEGIYAEEACPDEVLGMSADQFVEYVEYVADRRLQQLRMDPVYGTENPFPWMAEQADLNKEKNFFESTVTEYRDAGSLDWD, from the coding sequence ACAAGATACTGCCGATCGACTACGACTGGGCCCGCGAGTACTACCGCGACGGCGTCGCCAACAACTGGACGCCCGAGGAGGTGCCCATGCAGGACGACGTGAGCCAGTGGCAAAACGGCGAGATAACCGACGCCGAGAAGCGCCTCGTCGAGTGGAACCTCGGCTTCTTCTCGACGGCGGAGTCGCTGACCGCCAACAACATCGTCCTCGCGCTGTACGAGTACGTCACCGCGCCGGAGTGTCGCCAGTACCTGCTCCGGCAGGCCTACGAGGAGGCGGTCCACACGGACACGTTCATCTACTGCTGTGACACGCTCGGCTTCGACCCCGAGTACATGTACGGGATGTACGACCGCATCCCGTCGATCCGCGAGAAGGACGAGTTCGTCGTCGACCTCACGCGGGCGGTCGACCGCGACGACTTCGCCATCGAGACGACCGACGACGTCCGCGAGTTCGTGCGCGACTGCGTCGGGTTCTACGTCATCATGGAGGGGATATTCTTCTACGCCGGCTTCGCCATGATGCTCGCGCTGAAGCGCCGCGGGAAGATGGTCGGCGTCGGCGAGCAGTTCGAGTACATCATGCGCGACGAGTCGCTCCACCTGAACTTCGGGGTGGACCTGATAAACCAGATCCGCGACGAGCGCCCCGGCGTCTGGACCGACGCGTTCGAGGGGGAGGTCGAGGACCTGGTCCGCGAGGCCGTGCGACTCGAAGGGATCTACGCCGAGGAGGCCTGCCCCGACGAGGTGCTCGGGATGTCGGCCGACCAGTTCGTCGAGTACGTCGAGTACGTCGCCGACCGGCGGCTCCAGCAGCTGCGGATGGACCCCGTCTACGGCACGGAGAACCCGTTCCCGTGGATGGCCGAGCAGGCCGACCTCAACAAGGAGAAGAACTTCTTCGAGTCGACCGTGACGGAGTACCGCGACGCCGGCAGCCTGGACTGGGACTGA